One Coraliomargarita parva DNA segment encodes these proteins:
- the prfA gene encoding peptide chain release factor 1, whose amino-acid sequence MHKIPDIAPFRAKLNELDAKMSEPDFYSDQKRAAEVSREHTRLSALIEKFEAFHDAEKQIAENKALAADASVEEELREMAEEELESLEAEREKLSNDVLRLMIPPDPTDSRNSVMEIRGGAGGDEANIFAGDLYRMYTRYAESKGWRVEIMSTSPAETGGFREIIFNISGEDAYKHLKFESGVHRVQRVPVTETQGRIHTSTATVAVLPEAEEVDIEINPNDLEISTMRASGAGGQHVNTTDSAVMMVHKPTGVTVYCADERSQIKNRAKALVVMRSRLLKAKQDEEAAKYAAERKGQIGTGDRSERIRTYNYPQGRLSDHRIGLNLSLPPVIDGDLDGLIEALHNVDYEARIENLLKKQEA is encoded by the coding sequence ATGCACAAGATTCCCGATATAGCTCCCTTTCGCGCCAAGTTGAACGAGCTGGATGCGAAGATGTCCGAGCCAGATTTTTACTCCGACCAGAAACGTGCGGCCGAAGTGTCGCGCGAGCATACCCGGCTCTCAGCCCTGATTGAGAAATTCGAAGCCTTCCACGATGCGGAGAAGCAGATTGCCGAAAACAAGGCCTTGGCGGCGGATGCATCGGTGGAAGAAGAACTGCGCGAGATGGCGGAGGAAGAGTTGGAGTCGCTTGAGGCCGAACGCGAAAAGCTTTCCAACGATGTGCTGCGCCTGATGATTCCGCCGGATCCGACCGACAGCCGCAACTCGGTGATGGAAATCCGTGGCGGCGCCGGCGGCGACGAAGCCAACATTTTTGCCGGCGACCTCTACCGCATGTACACGCGTTATGCGGAGTCCAAGGGCTGGCGGGTTGAAATCATGAGCACCAGCCCGGCCGAAACCGGGGGCTTCCGCGAAATCATTTTCAATATCAGCGGAGAAGACGCCTACAAGCACCTCAAGTTCGAGAGCGGGGTGCATCGTGTCCAACGTGTGCCGGTGACCGAAACACAGGGGCGCATTCACACTTCGACGGCCACCGTGGCGGTGTTGCCCGAAGCGGAGGAAGTCGACATCGAGATCAATCCGAACGATCTCGAAATTTCGACCATGCGGGCCTCCGGTGCGGGTGGACAGCACGTGAACACGACCGACTCGGCCGTGATGATGGTGCACAAGCCGACCGGCGTGACGGTGTACTGTGCGGATGAGCGTTCGCAGATCAAGAACCGGGCCAAGGCCCTGGTTGTGATGCGTTCCCGTTTGCTGAAGGCCAAGCAGGATGAGGAAGCGGCCAAATATGCGGCCGAGCGGAAGGGCCAGATCGGCACCGGTGACCGATCCGAGCGAATCCGTACCTACAACTATCCACAGGGGCGTCTGTCCGACCACCGGATCGGGCTGAACCTTTCCCTGCCCCCGGTGATTGACGGGGATCTCGACGGCTTGATCGAGGCCTTGCACAACGTCGACTACGAGGCCCGTATCGAAAATCTCCTCAAGAAGCAGGAAGCCTGA
- a CDS encoding 5-(carboxyamino)imidazole ribonucleotide synthase — MITPGSTIGVLGGGQLGRMLILAGRAMGYRFHVFEPKGPCAAGMVADKEVNAEYSDVAALEAFARDVDVITLEFENIPAEVVDRLSAIKPVLPGRQALHVCQHRQREKDFLKAKGFPCAPFEYADSALSLKDALQKVGFPCVIKTAAFGYDGKGQIKLRNADEAADTEYLWDFLGKPPRVVVEKWIHHLGEFSVICARKADGSKITFPMAENIHVDHILHASIVPARITEATQKAGESLARDIADGLDVVGLIAVELFLDESGDLIVNEMAPRPHNSGHYTIDGCVTSQFEQHVRAVTDLPFGSTDLMRPTVMINLLGDVWQKGEPDWAGLLADPRVKLHLYDKGEPRPGRKMGHFCVVDKDVELALANAEKYFQALSRE, encoded by the coding sequence ATGATTACTCCGGGAAGCACCATCGGTGTCCTCGGCGGAGGACAGTTGGGCCGTATGCTCATCTTGGCAGGACGTGCCATGGGCTACCGCTTTCACGTCTTTGAACCCAAAGGCCCCTGCGCCGCCGGAATGGTCGCGGACAAGGAGGTGAATGCCGAGTATTCCGATGTCGCGGCACTTGAAGCCTTTGCCCGGGACGTCGACGTCATCACCCTGGAATTTGAGAATATTCCCGCCGAGGTGGTCGACCGGCTCAGCGCCATCAAACCCGTCCTTCCCGGCCGACAAGCCTTGCATGTCTGCCAGCACCGCCAGCGCGAGAAGGATTTCCTCAAGGCCAAAGGCTTTCCCTGCGCTCCCTTTGAGTATGCGGATTCCGCCCTCAGCCTGAAAGACGCGCTCCAGAAGGTCGGGTTTCCCTGTGTCATCAAGACCGCCGCCTTCGGCTATGACGGCAAGGGACAGATTAAGCTGCGCAATGCCGACGAGGCCGCCGATACAGAATACCTCTGGGACTTTCTCGGTAAACCTCCTCGTGTCGTGGTTGAGAAATGGATCCACCATCTGGGCGAGTTTTCCGTGATCTGCGCACGCAAAGCGGATGGCTCGAAGATTACTTTTCCCATGGCTGAGAACATCCATGTGGATCATATCCTTCACGCCTCCATCGTCCCCGCTCGCATTACCGAAGCAACCCAGAAGGCCGGAGAGTCACTAGCTCGCGACATCGCAGACGGCCTGGATGTGGTCGGCCTCATCGCAGTGGAGCTCTTTCTCGATGAAAGCGGCGACCTGATCGTCAACGAAATGGCACCCCGACCGCACAACTCGGGACACTACACGATTGACGGCTGCGTCACGTCGCAATTCGAGCAACACGTCCGGGCGGTCACCGATTTGCCCTTTGGTTCGACGGACCTCATGCGTCCGACCGTGATGATCAATCTTTTGGGCGATGTCTGGCAAAAGGGTGAACCGGACTGGGCGGGGCTCCTCGCAGACCCGCGGGTGAAACTTCATCTCTACGACAAAGGCGAACCGCGTCCGGGCCGCAAAATGGGGCACTTCTGTGTGGTCGATAAGGATGTCGAGTTGGCTCTGGCCAACGCCGAAAAGTATTTCCAAGCTCTGAGCCGGGAATAA
- the trpE gene encoding anthranilate synthase component I, with translation MNTKPSLPEFKALAQQGNIVPVYLDLTADCETPLGAYSKIRGKGPAFLFESIVGGERISRFSFIGSNPRKVYRIFEKESTITHRDGTEETVATPIDPLTLIEAEMAQYQPVAIEGMPPFTGGAVGYVGHEFIHTIEPTVPKPVNNPLEVPILYYLISDSVLIFDHVKQVLRICVHAQLADSDAETAYADAVEEIKRIYSLLEQPQPLAHRTITEVGDVTVPAGNFTKPEFEAAVDKVKEYVRAGDVIQTVLSQRFEKEFEPTPVDLYRALRTVNPSPYMFLMEDPDFAVVGASPEVHVRLTQDQVEIRPIAGTRHRGATEEEDLALEQDLLADDKERAEHLMLVDLARNDIGRVCEYGSVHVPDYMVIERYSHVMHIVSQVVGTIRKDKSAYDLMRATFPAGTLSGAPKVRALQIISELENCQRGVYGGALGYFGYEGNHDSCIGIRTAVIKNGKIYIQSGAGLVADSVPESEYMETVNKAKAMLKSVALAEQMFKFFAD, from the coding sequence ATGAACACGAAGCCGTCCCTGCCCGAATTCAAAGCCCTCGCACAACAGGGTAACATTGTCCCGGTCTATCTCGACCTGACGGCTGACTGTGAAACGCCGCTGGGCGCCTACAGTAAGATCCGGGGAAAAGGCCCGGCCTTCCTCTTCGAGTCCATCGTCGGTGGGGAGCGGATCAGCCGCTTCTCTTTCATTGGATCCAATCCCCGGAAGGTTTACCGGATCTTCGAAAAGGAAAGTACCATTACACACCGTGACGGTACCGAGGAAACCGTAGCCACGCCCATTGACCCGCTCACCTTGATTGAGGCCGAAATGGCCCAATACCAACCGGTTGCAATTGAGGGGATGCCCCCATTCACCGGAGGTGCGGTCGGCTATGTCGGCCATGAGTTTATTCACACAATCGAGCCAACCGTGCCCAAGCCTGTGAATAACCCCCTTGAAGTGCCGATTCTTTACTACCTGATCAGCGACTCGGTGCTTATTTTTGACCACGTCAAACAGGTCCTGCGCATTTGCGTGCATGCCCAGCTCGCCGACTCCGATGCTGAGACTGCCTATGCCGATGCCGTCGAGGAGATCAAGCGGATCTATAGCCTGCTCGAGCAGCCTCAACCTCTGGCCCACCGTACGATCACCGAGGTCGGTGATGTCACCGTTCCTGCCGGTAATTTCACGAAACCGGAATTTGAAGCCGCAGTCGACAAGGTCAAAGAGTATGTGCGCGCTGGTGATGTCATACAAACCGTTCTTTCCCAACGCTTTGAAAAAGAATTTGAGCCGACGCCGGTCGACCTCTACCGAGCCCTACGAACCGTCAATCCCTCCCCTTACATGTTCCTGATGGAGGACCCGGACTTTGCCGTGGTCGGGGCTTCTCCCGAGGTCCATGTACGCCTGACCCAGGATCAGGTTGAAATACGACCAATCGCAGGCACTCGCCACCGGGGAGCCACCGAGGAGGAGGACCTCGCTCTTGAGCAAGACCTGCTCGCAGATGACAAGGAACGCGCCGAACACCTCATGCTTGTCGACCTCGCCCGCAATGATATCGGCCGGGTCTGCGAATATGGCTCCGTCCATGTGCCGGACTACATGGTAATCGAACGTTATTCACATGTTATGCACATCGTTTCACAGGTGGTCGGAACCATCCGTAAGGACAAGTCCGCCTATGACTTGATGCGCGCCACGTTCCCGGCCGGTACCTTGAGCGGTGCCCCCAAAGTCAGGGCTCTACAGATCATTTCGGAATTGGAAAATTGCCAGCGGGGGGTCTACGGGGGCGCACTCGGCTACTTCGGCTACGAGGGCAACCACGATTCCTGCATCGGAATCCGCACCGCGGTGATCAAAAACGGCAAAATTTACATCCAGTCCGGCGCAGGCCTGGTCGCTGACTCCGTCCCCGAAAGCGAGTACATGGAAACCGTCAATAAAGCGAAGGCCATGCTTAAGTCTGTAGCGTTAGCCGAACAAATGTTTAAATTTTTTGCCGATTAA
- the purE gene encoding 5-(carboxyamino)imidazole ribonucleotide mutase has translation MEANVKNAIVGIIMGSQSDWSTMGEAAALLKQLDIPFETKIVSAHRTPKLLYEYAETAEERGIQVIIAGAGGAAHLPGMTAAMTHLPVLGVPVQSKALSGQDSLLSIVQMPAGIPVMTLAIGVAGAKNAALSAASILSLNDADVRNRLKAFRAKQTQTVLETELPEA, from the coding sequence ATGGAAGCAAACGTGAAGAACGCCATCGTCGGCATCATCATGGGGAGCCAGTCCGACTGGTCGACCATGGGTGAAGCCGCCGCGCTGCTCAAGCAGCTGGACATCCCCTTTGAAACGAAGATCGTCAGTGCCCACCGCACCCCGAAGCTGCTTTACGAATACGCCGAAACCGCTGAAGAACGCGGGATCCAGGTGATCATCGCAGGCGCCGGCGGAGCCGCACACCTGCCAGGCATGACTGCGGCGATGACACACCTCCCGGTTCTCGGCGTGCCCGTCCAGTCCAAAGCCCTCAGCGGACAGGACTCTCTCCTTTCCATCGTGCAAATGCCGGCCGGCATCCCGGTCATGACCCTCGCAATCGGAGTCGCCGGCGCCAAGAACGCCGCGCTGTCCGCCGCCTCGATCCTGTCATTGAACGATGCGGACGTCCGCAACCGTCTGAAGGCCTTCCGGGCAAAGCAGACCCAGACCGTGCTTGAAACCGAGTTACCCGAAGCATGA
- a CDS encoding haloacid dehalogenase-like hydrolase, which yields MTKKTLHRQNVVACIWDFDKTLIPGYMQAPIFEAYGIDEEAFWKEVNALPEIYAQRGTRVSHDTIYLNHLISFVKNGELKGLTNARLRELGKELVFYPGLPDLFEKLKTVASSRPEYRKHNITLEHYIISTGLAEMIRGSQIAPHVDGIFGSEFIEAPLPPHYSRQNELPLNMEFEISQVGTIVDNTIKTRYIFEINKGSNKNPSIDVNASMERADRRVPIDRMLYVADGPSDVPVFSVVKSNGGKAFAVFNPDSEAEFAQNDTLLHAGRIHAYGPADYTERSTTAKWLRMHIRQICDTIVAESEAALSAQVGKAPRHLHEDDEPENDEAASTSAQKELFETS from the coding sequence ATGACGAAAAAGACTCTCCATCGCCAAAATGTCGTCGCCTGCATCTGGGATTTCGACAAGACACTCATCCCCGGCTACATGCAGGCCCCCATCTTTGAAGCCTACGGGATCGATGAGGAAGCCTTCTGGAAAGAGGTCAACGCACTGCCTGAAATCTACGCCCAGCGCGGAACCCGGGTCTCCCACGACACCATTTACCTGAACCACCTCATCAGCTTCGTGAAAAACGGGGAGTTGAAGGGCTTGACCAATGCCCGGCTGCGTGAGCTCGGCAAGGAACTGGTCTTCTATCCGGGCCTGCCTGATCTGTTCGAGAAATTGAAAACGGTGGCCAGCTCGAGGCCGGAGTATCGGAAGCATAATATCACCCTTGAGCATTATATCATCAGCACCGGTCTGGCGGAAATGATCCGCGGCAGTCAGATCGCACCCCATGTCGACGGCATCTTCGGCAGCGAATTTATCGAGGCCCCTCTCCCCCCCCATTACTCGCGGCAGAACGAACTCCCCCTGAACATGGAGTTCGAAATCAGCCAGGTCGGCACGATCGTGGACAACACCATCAAGACCCGCTATATTTTTGAGATTAACAAGGGCAGCAACAAGAACCCGAGCATCGATGTGAATGCGTCCATGGAACGGGCCGACCGGCGCGTCCCGATCGACCGGATGCTCTATGTGGCCGACGGCCCCAGTGATGTCCCCGTCTTTTCCGTGGTCAAAAGCAATGGCGGTAAGGCCTTCGCGGTCTTCAACCCCGACAGCGAGGCTGAATTCGCCCAAAACGATACCCTCCTCCATGCAGGACGTATTCATGCCTATGGACCCGCCGATTATACCGAACGCAGCACCACGGCCAAATGGCTGCGCATGCATATCCGGCAGATCTGCGATACTATCGTAGCCGAATCTGAAGCCGCACTCTCCGCACAGGTGGGCAAAGCGCCCAGGCACCTGCATGAGGACGATGAACCGGAGAACGATGAAGCGGCTTCCACCTCCGCACAGAAGGAACTCTTCGAAACCAGCTAA
- a CDS encoding PIG-L deacetylase family protein, giving the protein MSQTNIAAKRFIPDNVVPAEAYARCSHLGIGAHQDDLEFMAFHGISSCYGQDALWFGGVTCSDGGGSARTGRYADYTDEAMKAVRVEEQEKAAALGEYSFVEQLGFTSASIKDPASRTALVDKLETILLTTQPEVLYTHNPADRHATHIGVFLACLEAVRRIPPYSRPKKIYGCEVWRDLDWLDPVDKVALDVSGHPELAEQLHACFDSQIAGGKNYGKAVIGRWTANATFLDSHSVDAVNRLTYAIDLTPLAEDDELDLHEFVASKLDRFREDVLKYFETPDENAGDTN; this is encoded by the coding sequence ATGTCACAGACCAACATCGCCGCCAAACGTTTCATCCCCGACAATGTCGTGCCTGCAGAGGCTTATGCGCGTTGCTCACATCTGGGCATTGGCGCGCATCAAGACGACTTGGAGTTCATGGCCTTCCACGGAATCAGCAGCTGCTACGGGCAGGATGCGCTCTGGTTCGGCGGTGTGACCTGTAGCGACGGTGGCGGCAGCGCCCGTACCGGCCGATACGCCGACTACACTGACGAGGCGATGAAAGCGGTGCGCGTCGAGGAACAGGAAAAAGCGGCCGCACTCGGCGAGTACAGTTTTGTCGAGCAACTCGGCTTCACCAGTGCATCCATCAAGGATCCGGCCAGCCGCACCGCGCTCGTGGACAAGCTCGAAACCATCCTGCTGACCACTCAGCCCGAGGTCCTCTATACGCACAATCCTGCCGACCGGCATGCTACGCACATCGGCGTCTTCCTCGCCTGTCTCGAAGCGGTTCGCCGCATTCCGCCTTACTCCAGACCGAAGAAAATCTACGGCTGCGAAGTCTGGCGGGACCTCGACTGGCTCGATCCGGTCGATAAGGTGGCACTCGATGTGAGCGGCCATCCGGAACTGGCGGAGCAACTCCATGCCTGCTTTGATTCCCAGATTGCCGGCGGTAAAAACTACGGCAAGGCCGTGATCGGGCGGTGGACCGCCAATGCCACGTTCCTCGACTCCCACAGCGTGGACGCCGTGAACCGACTGACCTACGCCATCGACCTGACCCCCCTCGCCGAAGACGACGAGCTCGATCTGCACGAATTTGTCGCCTCCAAACTGGACCGTTTCCGCGAGGATGTACTGAAATACTTCGAGACGCCGGACGAGAACGCAGGGGATACGAACTGA
- a CDS encoding sigma-70 family RNA polymerase sigma factor, which translates to MTPTKTHTRTRPNRSSRVEQAVPRAQTDETEAVTDVRELPSSERNVMRTYMQEIGKTPLLTPDQEVQLAERIREGDRAARDQMISANLRLVVKIAHDYSNFGLPLMDLISEGNIGLVKAVERFDPSKGGKLSTYAAWWIKQSIKRALANQSKTIRLPVHLVDKIAKMRKITQQLADELDREPTDEEIAYAMEMPVNKVAHLKTVSVRPSSLDAPVGEDGETSFGELVGDENQPTPFENLHEKTRSNDIRDVISQLDEREGEIIRLRFGLDGNRPLTLEEVGEHFDVTRERVRQIQNIAIHKMRRIMTENERQRTREEIQQERIEQKKMEVLQEFFAENAPQN; encoded by the coding sequence ATGACACCTACCAAAACGCACACCAGAACACGTCCGAATCGTTCTAGCCGCGTAGAGCAAGCTGTTCCGCGCGCTCAAACCGACGAAACCGAAGCAGTGACCGATGTCCGCGAGCTGCCCTCTTCAGAACGAAATGTGATGCGTACCTACATGCAGGAGATCGGTAAGACACCGCTCCTTACTCCGGATCAGGAAGTTCAGCTGGCAGAGCGCATCCGTGAGGGTGACCGTGCCGCCCGTGACCAAATGATTTCCGCGAATCTTCGACTGGTGGTCAAAATTGCCCATGACTACAGCAACTTCGGTTTGCCGCTCATGGATTTGATCAGCGAAGGCAACATCGGGCTGGTCAAGGCAGTGGAACGCTTCGACCCGTCCAAGGGAGGCAAATTGAGCACTTATGCCGCATGGTGGATCAAACAATCCATCAAACGCGCCCTCGCCAACCAAAGTAAGACGATCCGCTTGCCGGTGCACTTGGTCGATAAAATCGCCAAGATGAGGAAAATCACCCAGCAACTCGCGGACGAGCTGGATCGCGAGCCCACGGATGAGGAAATCGCCTACGCGATGGAAATGCCGGTGAACAAGGTCGCCCACCTCAAAACCGTCAGCGTGCGCCCCTCTTCCCTGGATGCACCTGTTGGCGAAGACGGTGAGACCAGCTTCGGTGAACTCGTCGGCGATGAGAATCAGCCTACGCCTTTTGAAAACCTCCACGAGAAGACCCGCAGCAATGACATTCGCGACGTCATCTCCCAGCTCGATGAGCGTGAAGGTGAGATCATCCGCCTTCGCTTCGGTCTGGACGGCAACCGCCCCCTGACCCTGGAGGAAGTCGGTGAACATTTTGATGTAACCCGCGAGCGTGTACGTCAGATCCAGAACATCGCCATTCATAAGATGCGCCGGATCATGACCGAGAACGAACGCCAGCGCACACGTGAAGAGATCCAACAGGAACGCATCGAACAAAAGAAGATGGAAGTCCTTCAGGAGTTTTTCGCCGAAAACGCACCACAGAATTAA
- the rapA gene encoding RNA polymerase-associated protein RapA — MADYVPGQRWISESEPELGLGILESVSRHQIRLVFPASSEARLYAPANAPIQRVEFRVGDAIQSQEGASITIESVREDAGLITYIGGGVEIAEMALADTISFSKPEDRIINGQVESSAGFALRYESNLKLSQIRKSPVAGFVGGRIDLIPHQLYIASEVSSRHMPRVLLADEVGLGKTIEACMILHRLHLTGRAQRILILLPESLVHQWFVELLRRFNLWFTLMDAERCESMVQVDPETNPFVEEQLVICSLKTLTDSEQWARCAVAAKWDMLVVDEAHHLAWGPDEVSPEYQLVEALSARSHGLLLLTATPEQLGAEGHFARLRLLDPERYPDLGQFIAEQGSFAPTAAVADKLYHRKQLTAAEVKYLRELFIEFTDAEFSEHLKKPGRLLNELVDRHGTGRVIFRNSRDALEGFPTRQAMPAPLEPRAMLSEADLQARLLKEFDMEVSSARTPARFDFRKGPRIKWLADLLRELGEAKILLICRTKAKVEALYDALLEEINVKAAVFHEELSLLQRDRNAAWFAEPEGAQVLLCSEIGSEGRNFQFAHHLVLFDLPLNPELLEQRVGRLDRIGQTETIRVHLPYLKQSSIELLYRWHHEGLDGVEHSLKGGNAYLEEFGDRIRQLGAEYHKAETGLMADADDLIESSRGFREELEARLRKGQDRLIALNSFREEPAHELVGGIRNLDQDLSLDAYMSRIFDHFGVTVDELGDRTFRLTPEHLFTESFPSLPDEGVTVTSSRSVAIGREDIGFLSWDHPMVRGAMDLMLSSGNGNSAIVVWKNAKLQAPPILLEAVYLLESVAPPRLHVDRFLPPTPVRVLVDLQGADFSSQFAHAFVNANTADEESFRLKENPQLLQSLVPEMLKAAKELAREEKSVILQSAMQDAHAQLDGEASRLKELQKINPNVSDGEIEIAEDMIADITRHIAKAHLRLDAVRLILQAP, encoded by the coding sequence ATGGCAGATTATGTACCCGGTCAACGCTGGATCAGCGAAAGCGAACCCGAACTTGGACTCGGCATCCTTGAGTCGGTTTCACGTCATCAGATACGTCTGGTTTTTCCCGCCTCCAGCGAGGCGCGCCTCTATGCGCCGGCCAATGCCCCGATCCAGCGGGTCGAATTCCGGGTGGGGGATGCCATCCAATCGCAGGAAGGAGCCTCGATCACGATCGAGTCGGTGCGGGAAGACGCCGGCCTGATCACATATATTGGTGGCGGCGTGGAGATCGCTGAGATGGCCTTGGCGGATACCATCAGTTTCAGCAAGCCGGAGGATCGTATCATCAACGGACAGGTGGAGAGCTCGGCGGGCTTTGCCTTGCGCTATGAATCCAACCTCAAGCTTAGCCAGATCCGGAAATCACCGGTCGCGGGCTTTGTTGGCGGCCGCATCGACCTGATCCCGCACCAATTGTATATCGCTTCGGAGGTATCGAGCCGTCACATGCCGCGTGTCCTCTTGGCGGATGAAGTGGGTTTGGGGAAAACGATTGAGGCCTGTATGATCCTGCACCGGCTGCACCTGACCGGCCGTGCCCAGCGCATCCTGATTCTCTTGCCGGAGTCACTGGTTCACCAATGGTTCGTCGAGCTCCTGCGCCGTTTCAATCTCTGGTTCACCCTCATGGATGCGGAGCGCTGCGAGTCAATGGTCCAGGTCGACCCCGAGACAAATCCGTTCGTCGAGGAGCAGTTGGTGATCTGCAGCCTCAAGACCCTGACCGATTCGGAACAGTGGGCGCGTTGCGCGGTTGCCGCGAAGTGGGACATGCTGGTGGTGGACGAAGCGCATCACCTGGCTTGGGGGCCGGACGAAGTCAGCCCGGAGTATCAGCTGGTGGAGGCATTGAGCGCCCGGAGTCATGGGCTGCTCCTGCTGACCGCGACGCCGGAGCAGCTGGGGGCGGAGGGGCACTTTGCCCGCTTGCGCCTTCTGGACCCGGAACGCTACCCGGATCTGGGGCAATTTATTGCGGAGCAGGGCAGTTTTGCCCCGACCGCTGCGGTCGCGGACAAGCTCTACCACCGAAAGCAGTTGACTGCTGCAGAGGTCAAGTACCTGAGAGAGTTGTTCATTGAGTTTACGGACGCGGAATTCAGCGAGCATCTGAAAAAGCCCGGCCGCCTACTCAACGAGCTGGTGGACCGGCATGGCACCGGTCGCGTGATTTTCCGCAATAGCCGGGATGCCTTGGAGGGCTTCCCCACGCGGCAGGCGATGCCCGCTCCGCTTGAGCCGCGTGCCATGCTTTCGGAGGCCGACTTGCAGGCGCGCCTCTTGAAGGAATTCGACATGGAGGTGTCTTCCGCCCGCACACCCGCCCGCTTTGATTTCCGGAAGGGACCGCGTATTAAATGGCTGGCGGATCTTTTGCGTGAGTTGGGGGAGGCCAAGATACTGCTGATCTGCCGGACCAAGGCCAAGGTGGAGGCGCTTTACGATGCCCTCTTGGAGGAAATCAATGTGAAGGCGGCGGTTTTCCATGAGGAACTCAGCCTCCTCCAGCGCGACCGCAACGCCGCCTGGTTCGCGGAGCCTGAAGGAGCGCAAGTCTTGCTCTGCTCGGAAATCGGCAGTGAGGGCCGTAATTTTCAGTTTGCCCATCACCTTGTGCTCTTTGACCTGCCGCTCAACCCCGAGCTACTCGAGCAGCGGGTGGGGCGCCTCGACCGGATCGGGCAGACCGAAACGATCCGGGTGCATCTCCCCTATTTGAAGCAAAGTTCCATCGAGTTGCTCTATCGCTGGCATCATGAGGGGCTGGACGGAGTCGAGCATTCGCTCAAGGGGGGCAATGCCTATCTCGAAGAATTCGGCGACCGGATCCGGCAGTTGGGGGCCGAGTATCACAAGGCCGAAACCGGACTCATGGCTGATGCGGACGATCTGATCGAATCCAGCCGAGGTTTCCGGGAAGAATTGGAAGCGCGGTTGCGAAAGGGCCAGGACCGTCTCATCGCGCTAAACTCATTCCGGGAGGAGCCAGCCCATGAACTGGTCGGCGGCATTCGAAACTTGGATCAGGATCTCAGCCTGGATGCTTATATGAGCCGGATCTTCGACCACTTCGGTGTGACCGTTGACGAGTTAGGCGACCGGACCTTCCGTCTCACCCCGGAACACCTCTTTACCGAATCGTTCCCCTCCCTGCCCGACGAAGGGGTAACCGTGACGAGCAGCCGCAGCGTTGCGATCGGGCGCGAGGATATCGGTTTCCTGAGTTGGGACCACCCCATGGTGCGCGGGGCGATGGATTTGATGCTCAGTTCCGGCAACGGCAACAGCGCGATTGTCGTCTGGAAAAATGCCAAGCTGCAGGCGCCGCCTATCCTGCTTGAGGCGGTCTACCTGTTGGAGAGCGTCGCGCCACCGCGTTTGCATGTCGATCGATTCCTCCCCCCGACTCCGGTACGTGTGCTGGTCGACCTGCAGGGGGCGGACTTCAGCAGCCAGTTCGCCCATGCGTTCGTCAATGCCAATACCGCAGATGAGGAATCCTTCCGCTTAAAAGAGAATCCGCAACTGCTTCAATCGTTGGTTCCGGAAATGTTGAAGGCGGCGAAGGAGTTGGCCCGGGAGGAGAAGTCGGTGATCTTACAATCCGCCATGCAGGACGCCCATGCCCAGCTCGACGGAGAGGCATCCCGCTTGAAGGAACTGCAGAAGATTAATCCGAATGTCAGCGATGGCGAAATCGAGATCGCGGAAGACATGATTGCCGATATAACCCGGCATATCGCAAAGGCCCACCTTCGCCTCGATGCGGTTCGCTTGATCCTGCAGGCGCCGTAG